AACAAGATCGGTGTCTGCTATGAGTAGCTGGGATGGCCCATAAATTATAAAATAACTTATTGACAATTCATACTTTTTTTGAAAAAGTACTATACAAATGTATAGTAAAAACAAATTAACAAAAAGACAAAGTGAAATATTTAATTTTCTTTTTGAATTCAAAGAAAAAGAAAAGATGTCCCCTACATATAGGGAAATAGCTGATCACTTTGGATTTAAGAGCGCAAAAGCGGCAGCCGATCATGTTCGAGCCTTGGAAAAAAAAGGTCTCGTTTCCCGTCATGGTCGACGATCAAGAGGCATCGAGATAATCGCTCATTTGGAGCAAAAATCGTCAGACACAATATCCGTACCGATTCTGGGAGAGATCCCGGCGGGAAGCCCCGAACAAAAAATTGAACATCGAAACAGATTATTAACCATAGATGCCTCTCTGATTAACGGACCAACGCACCATCGTTTTTTTGCACTCAAAGTCAAAGGCGATTCGATGATTGGCCGGGGGATACATGATGGCGACTGGGTGATTGCAGATGCGGATGTTGTTCCTTGTGAAAATGAGATCGTGGTAGCCCTGATAGATGGGGAAAACACTTTAAAAACCCTTGCGAAAAAAAAGAGCCAAATTTATTTAAAAGCAGAAAATCCGGCTTGTGAGGATTGGGTTCCGGCTACTGAATTGATTATACAGGGTACTGCACGTGCAATTATCAGGCGGGTATAACTTATGAAAACAAACGCTGAGTTATCAGTTCTCATAAAAGCACATAAAGAAACGCCCCCGGGGATGATGTTTTATGATTCATTGGAATCGGTTCATAACGATATCAATCTATTGGGTTATGTATCAGTTGTTGACCGGGCTTGGAAAGAATTAAAGATTGATGGGGTGCTTTGTCTGGACTGCCGCCCAATTTTGTATTTCAAAGAATCCGGCCGGCCTCTATCTTTAAAGGAGCGGCTTCGTTTTCAAAAACGCTTCTGGAATCAGGGTGTGGCTAATATTCTCGTGCTGGCCGACCCGACATTTGTTTATATTTATTCCGGTTTGACCAAACCGCGAAATGATAAAGCGTCAAAAGAGCTTGGCGAAAATGCATTGATCGAAACCTTAAAACGGGCGGATTACACCCTGCGTATTCGATCTTTGTTTCATAAAATC
This window of the uncultured Desulfosarcina sp. genome carries:
- the lexA gene encoding transcriptional repressor LexA → MYSKNKLTKRQSEIFNFLFEFKEKEKMSPTYREIADHFGFKSAKAAADHVRALEKKGLVSRHGRRSRGIEIIAHLEQKSSDTISVPILGEIPAGSPEQKIEHRNRLLTIDASLINGPTHHRFFALKVKGDSMIGRGIHDGDWVIADADVVPCENEIVVALIDGENTLKTLAKKKSQIYLKAENPACEDWVPATELIIQGTARAIIRRV